GAGTTATATGCAGGGACTGACAGAACAGAGCAGGCAGCTGAGACTCTCAGGCAAGGATTGAGTCTTGCTGGAGAAGATCATGACCTGATCTCTGCACTGGCCAGAGTTTACATGCTTCTTGGACACGAAACAGAAGCTGAAAAAACACTCAAGCAATCAATTGCCTTAGAACCGGAGAGCCTTAGAAGTCTTGAGTCAAGAAAGCTTCTGGCCAATATTTACTTTCTAAGGGCCGACTATGAACAGGCTGAAAAGGAATTGGCAACTGTTCTGATACAGAATCCCCTGGATGCGCAGTCTCTGATGCTCAAGGGCAGGATGCTGGCTGGCCAAAACAAATTTTCAGATGCTGTTCACAATTTCAGGGTGGTGCTGAGGGAAAATCCAGATAACACTGCAGCATACTATTATCTGGCTCTGTGCCACTTTAAACTTGGCGAACCCCTGTTGGCAGTGGCAAACTTGCGCAGTGCTATGTCCATTGATCCTGAATATGTGCCGGCCAGACTGGAACTGGTCAGATATCACGCTTCAAGAATGGATTATGTTCGAGCTCATCAGGAACTTACTCAAATCCTGGAAATCCAGCCTCAAAACTCAGAAGCTTTGCTTATTAAAGGTGAAATTTTTGTCTATCTTGGAGATGCAATTCAAGCTCTTGAATACTTTTCCAGAGCCTCTAAATTCAGACCGGATTGGTCACTGCCATACCTCAAGATAGCAGAAATCCACCAACGAATGCAAAACCCGGACAAGGCCGAAGCTATACTGCAGCATGCACTGAAAAGTGCACACAATATTGATGCTGTCAGGTTTCAGCTGGCAGTATTTTATCAGCAAAATAATCATAAAAACCAGGCACAGCTTCTTTATGAACAGATCCTGGAAAAGTATCCAGATTTCCTGCCTGCGGCCAACAACCTGGCTTTTCTCTATTCCCAAAACGATGAATTTGAAAACCTGGAGAAGGCCTTAGCCCTGGCCCAGCATGCTGCGAAAAACGGCAACCCCCTGGCACTGGATACCTTGGGATGGGTTCATTATCGTTTAGGCCACATGGAACTTGCTTTGAAAACTCTGAATCAAGCCCTTCACGGCGATCCTGACAACAAAGAAATTGTCTACCATCTTGCTTTGGTTCTTGCGGAAACCGGACAAAGACAAAAGGCCAGAAATATCCTTGAAGATTTTCAAAACAGGATGGGAATAGACGCTTTGGACGAAAACTCCATGCAACTATATTTCAGTCTGTTTTAGATTGGCTGACAACCTTTTTTGCTGTCCCCCAATTTTTCACTCTCACTATTCTGCAAGGGACGCATCTCAAAAGTCTGCCCCCCTGTCTAAAACTTGAGCAGCGCGCATTTTTGTCGGTCCCTGCCCGCCCGTTAAAGATGTTCAAAAAAGCCTTGCCTGAGCATATAATAAAACATATCTCGAAATTATCCTCAGACTGTAATCTGCTCTGAAAAAAACTCATTTTATTCTTAAAAAACCTGCAAAACGTCTGATGTTAACAGACAAATTATCCCCATAATACTTCAGTTCATTTTAAAACATAAACTTTAAACATAAATACCTGAAATTAAACAACAATTATTCAATGGCATGCTTTTTTCATTATAATATGCAGCACTATAATCAAATACTTCAGGAGGAAATTATGAAGAATTTTTCAAGCATGCTTGTGAAGGCTGTTTTACTGGCAGGTACTTTTATACTGCTTGCCTGCCCGTCATGGGCGGCCTTGTACAGTGGGGCATGGACACCCACCAGTCAATCAGTAGAGTATTTCAACGTAACCTTTACTGATTTTTCACCTGATCCAAATTTCAGGTTTTTCATTTACAACAAAGACACAGGAGAGGAATTAACGGTTTTTAATCATTCACAATTTTTTAATGCGGCTACCATCCATTATACTGAAAGTGGAGGCAACTATTTTGCCAACCTTGGTGGCAATATTCTCAACCTGGGAACCAGGCCCCACTTCTGGTTGGGTTTTGATCTCGGAGCCGGCAATGTTTACGAGTATTCCTACTCATTGCTGGCTGGCAACGATCAGTATTCACTTAGCCTTTTGGACAAAATTTTTATTTCTTCTGATGCTTCACCCGTTCCTTTGCCAGCTTCATTCTGGCTGCTGGGCTCTGCTCTGGCAGGACTTGTGGGATTCGGTAGAAGGTTCATGAATATCTGACATCCATAATTAGACTCGAACAAAAAAAGGCGGACCGAATTTCAGTCCGCCTTTGCTGTGCAGCAGGCAAAACCTTAAACTTATACAAAAGTGTATGTATTACCACCCTTTTTTTTGGCCATGTACATGGCATTGTCAGCTAAGCTCATAATCTCATCAGGATCTGTCTGCTCATCTTTAGACATGAATATTCCAATGCTGATACCTACCTGAACACAGTGTTTATTTATGGCGATCTTTTCTTTCATACAGTCAATTATATTTT
Above is a genomic segment from Desulfonatronovibrio magnus containing:
- a CDS encoding tetratricopeptide repeat protein, translated to MKRIYCLTTLVLAGIILFLGCSGPEERTAAHYDRGMVYYEAQQYREAELEFRNAVRIDSSFYMGHLMLGKTYYQLKQWQRAHNSFRKAGQLNPELLEAHMYLGRILHMAGELDQAAELAFKIMDADPQNFEAMVILTNVYLKKEQFHQGLNLAGKLVELYPEKAEPYILMARMLSGKGDYEQALNILSEGLVRHPDNTPISLVKAETFQATGQSDMAAQTYKEMLFKDPDNEHLKLILIRHYRDTGQFEAAEHELLSILSGSPRDKKAYLTLAELYAGTDRTEQAAETLRQGLSLAGEDHDLISALARVYMLLGHETEAEKTLKQSIALEPESLRSLESRKLLANIYFLRADYEQAEKELATVLIQNPLDAQSLMLKGRMLAGQNKFSDAVHNFRVVLRENPDNTAAYYYLALCHFKLGEPLLAVANLRSAMSIDPEYVPARLELVRYHASRMDYVRAHQELTQILEIQPQNSEALLIKGEIFVYLGDAIQALEYFSRASKFRPDWSLPYLKIAEIHQRMQNPDKAEAILQHALKSAHNIDAVRFQLAVFYQQNNHKNQAQLLYEQILEKYPDFLPAANNLAFLYSQNDEFENLEKALALAQHAAKNGNPLALDTLGWVHYRLGHMELALKTLNQALHGDPDNKEIVYHLALVLAETGQRQKARNILEDFQNRMGIDALDENSMQLYFSLF
- a CDS encoding VPLPA-CTERM sorting domain-containing protein, which codes for MKNFSSMLVKAVLLAGTFILLACPSWAALYSGAWTPTSQSVEYFNVTFTDFSPDPNFRFFIYNKDTGEELTVFNHSQFFNAATIHYTESGGNYFANLGGNILNLGTRPHFWLGFDLGAGNVYEYSYSLLAGNDQYSLSLLDKIFISSDASPVPLPASFWLLGSALAGLVGFGRRFMNI